One Hymenobacter psoromatis genomic window, TGTTCCGCAGCTTAATTTTGCACTAACAAAAGAGACGCAACATGAAAACAGCATTGGTTACAGGGGCTTCGTCAGGAATAGGAAAAGCAACCGCCGTTTTATTGGCGCAGAACGGCTACCATGTGTATGGTGCTGCACGAAGAACAGAGAAAATGGAGGAGTTGAAAAAATACGGTATTAAGCCGATTTCATTGGACGTTACCAAAGAAGAAAGCCTCGCCGGGTGTGTTGAACAAATTTTGAAAGAAGCAGGAAGCATAGACATTTTAGTTAACAGCGCAGGCTCAAGTAATTTTAGTGCTTTGGAAGATACGCCTATTTCTGATGCAAAATCCCAATTTGAGTTAAATTTGTTTGGTGTGGCCCGATTGATACAATTGGTGTTACCTGCTATGCGAAAAAACAAGTATGGAAAAATTGTAAATATTTCATCTGTCAACGGAAAATTTAGTCTTGCCATGAGTGGATGGTATAGCGCAAGTAAATTTGCCTTAGAGGGTTTAAGCGATGCGCTTCGCAATGAAGTAAAACAATTTGGCATTGATGTCATTGTAATCGAACCGGGCGGCACCAAAACGGAAATAGCAGCCCTATCAAGTGACTACCTGATGCGTGTTTCCGGCAACACAGTGTACAAGGAATTGGCAAACAAGGTAAATAACAGTTTCTACAGCCCGGAAACAGTGAAATGCTATCCCGAACCTATTTTAGTTGCTAAACTCGTTAAACAGGGTATAGAAGTAAATACTCCCAGAACACGGTATGTGGGCGGTGCTATGATGAAGTTTACCCTGTTACTAAAAAGGTTTTTGTCAGACAAAATGTTTGACAAAATGATAAACAGCCAATTGAAATAATTTGCATTCTTATTTATGACGGATACAAGACCGGTTAGAATAACATCAATCAGCGAGTTTCATCGGTTAAGAGGCTTGCCCAAGCCCGAACACCCTTTGATTAGCGTAATCATACTGGACGATGCCCATGTGCCGAACCACAGTGCTATAAATGCAGTATTTGATTTTTATTTTATCGTGTTGAAACGCATGAAAGGCATGAAGTATAAATATGGACAACAACTTTACGATTTTGACGATGATGGGGCCTTATTTTTTATGTCGCCCAGTCAAGTTTTAAAGTTTGAAAGTATTGAAGAAAAAAATCCTGAAAAACCATCAGGTTGGATACTGCTTATCCACCCCGATTTTATATGGAATACACCACTTGCAAAAAAAATCAAACAACATGAATTTTTTGATTATTCTGCCAATGAAGCATTATTCCTCTCCGGAAAAGAAGAAGTAATATTAA contains:
- a CDS encoding oxidoreductase, which codes for MKTALVTGASSGIGKATAVLLAQNGYHVYGAARRTEKMEELKKYGIKPISLDVTKEESLAGCVEQILKEAGSIDILVNSAGSSNFSALEDTPISDAKSQFELNLFGVARLIQLVLPAMRKNKYGKIVNISSVNGKFSLAMSGWYSASKFALEGLSDALRNEVKQFGIDVIVIEPGGTKTEIAALSSDYLMRVSGNTVYKELANKVNNSFYSPETVKCYPEPILVAKLVKQGIEVNTPRTRYVGGAMMKFTLLLKRFLSDKMFDKMINSQLK